One genomic region from Erythrolamprus reginae isolate rEryReg1 unplaced genomic scaffold, rEryReg1.hap1 scaffold_145, whole genome shotgun sequence encodes:
- the LOC139155934 gene encoding zinc finger and SCAN domain-containing protein 22-like: protein MEEQDLRDHPQEKDPRRGEPPPRRREIKQEPDEGSFQQWETQWREFLKTVDSPCSGSSKPPLDPWENSSAFLDSFEQVARACRWPEDEWVARLEPALNGEAEQACLNLEGDSKEDYGKVKAAILQRDARRREEQRQRFRRLRYQDVEGPRGAYRRLQEHCQRWLKADMSTKEQIVELLILEQFLAILPPDMQRWVRACGPESCSQAVVLVEDFLDKKEELSMWEQHTGALSEEAAPISRISQVGPEAGWKMMYVETKQEEEDDASTDLLGSEWKSETEGKLCGDFSEDTEQEPFEEKVWSRVQPAHLERNPQDEWIDKSLPCPSGEFHQISPQQNNQGGEERNGCLSDHWEMSAETETQKSMFGKNPGDREMLSEGESSYTFLENGEKFLGPSIPPSYRAVRADGQHQPSDFSKTVCGPSAQLKPPRVSKVEKLYKCLECGKSFSRSAHLTSHQIIHTGEKPYTCIECGKSFVQSAHLASHQIIHTGEKPYRCSECGKSFNKSTNFLRHQKIHKGEKPHQCADCNKTFSDKPSLVQHQRVHTGERPYKCYECGKTFSHRGSLTAHQRMHTGEKPYGCSDCGKTFRDQSSLIRHKRTHTGEKPYTCSECGKSFSQSTNLTLHQKVHTEGNLPEDSPQILNTGMGVLMYPPNPANDLTEK from the exons ATGGAAGAGCAGGACCTCAGGGATCACCCGCAGGAGAAAGACCCTCGCAGGGGGGAACCCCCGCCCCGAAGGAGAGAGATCAAGCAGGAACCGGATGAGGGATCCTTTCAGCAATGGGAAACTCAGTGGCGGGAGTTCCTGAAGACGGTAGACAGCCCGTGTTCGGGGAGCTCTAAACCGCCTTTGGATCCGTGGGAAAATAGTTCGGCCTTCCTGGACTCCTTCGAGCAGGTGGCCCGAGCTTGTCGATGGCCCGAGGACGAATGGGTAGCCCGGCTCGAGCCAGCCTTGAACGGAGAGGCCGAACAGGCCTGCCTGAACCTGGAAGGGGACAGCAAGGAAGATTACGGGAAAGTGAAGGCGGCCATTTTGCAAAGGGATGCCCGGCGGCGTGAGGAACAGCGCCAGCGTTTCCGGCGCTTACGTTACCAGGACGTGGAAGGACCCCGCGGGGCTTACCGCCGACTCCAGGAACATTGCCAGCGGTGGTTGAAGGCGGACATGAGCACCAAAGAGCAGATTGTGGAGCTGTTGATCCTGGAGCAGTTCCTGGCCATCCTACCGCCAGATATGCAGCGCTGGGTCCGGGCGTGTGGCCCCGAGAGCTGCTCCCAGGCAGTGGTCTTGGTGGAAGACTTCCTTGACAAGAAGGAAGAGCTCAGCATGTGGGAACAGCACACAGGg GCGTTATCGGAGGAGGCAGCCCCAATCTCCAGAATTAGCCAAGTTGGACCTGAGGCTGGGTGGAAGATGATGTATGTGGAGAccaaacaggaggaggaggatgatgcCAGTACTGATCTCTTAG GATCTGAATGGAAAAGCGAAACTGAGGGGAAACTGTGTGGGGATTTTTCTGAAGACACCGAGCAGGAACCCtttgaagagaaagtctggagCCGAGTTCAACCCGCACACCTAGAAAGAAACCCACAAGACGAATGGATCGATAAATCCCTTCCTTGTCCATCTGGAGAGTTCCATCAGATCTCACCCCAGCAAAACAAccagggaggagaggaaaggaacggATGTCTCAGTGATCACTGGGAAATGTCTGCCGAGACCGAAACCCAGAAAAGTATGTTTGGGAAGAACCCCGGAGACAGGGAAATGCTTTCTGAAGGAGAGAGTTCATATACATTTCTGGAAAACGGAGAGAAGTTTCTGGGCCCTTCGATTCCTCCTTCGTATCGGGCTGTCCGTGCTGACGGACAGCATCAACCCTCCGATTTCAGCAAAACCGTTTGTGGGCCGTCCGCCCAGCTCAAACCGCCGAGAGTCTCCAAAGTGGAAAAGTTGTACAAATGCTTGGAATGCGGGAAGTCCTTCAGTCGCAGCGCCCACCTGACCTCCCACCAGATCATCCACACCGGGGAAAAACCGTACACGTGTATCGAGTGCGGGAAGAGCTTCGTTCAGAGCGCCCACCTCGCCTCCCACCAAATcatccacacgggggagaagccgtACCGGTGCTCGGAGTGTGGGAAGAGTTTCAACAAGAGCACCAACTTTCTGAGGCACCAGAAGATCCACAAGGGGGAGAAGCCGCACCAGTGCGCCGACTGCAACAAGACTTTTTCCGACAAGCCGAGTCTCGTTCAGCACCAAAGGGTTCACACGGGGGAGAGGCCCTACAAATGCTACGAGTGCGGGAAGACTTTTAGCCACAGGGGCAGCCTGACTGCGCATCAACGGATGcacacgggggagaagccgtatGGATGCTCCGACTGCGGGAAGACCTTCCGGGATCAGTCGAGCCTTATTAGACACAAGAGAACCCACACTGGGGAGAAGCCCTACACCTGCTCCGAGTGCGGGAAAAGCTTCAGCCAGAGCACGAATTTGACTTTGCATCAGAAGGTCCACACTGAAGGGAATCTTCCGGAAGATTCTCCCCAAATACTGAACACGGGGATGGGCGTCTTAATGTATCCACCGAATCCCGCAAACGATTTGACTGAGAAGTAA